The Solirubrobacterales bacterium genome has a window encoding:
- a CDS encoding HNH endonuclease has translation MLVLNASYEPINVCNVRRATVLVLKERAEVIERGEGALHSERLVFDRPCVIRLIRYIRIPRNVHRRKITRKAVLARDAWTCQYCGHQASGLTVDHVIPRSRGGESVWENIVASCAPCNRKKGNLTPREARMHPRSRPRPPGPTVFIRLASPRIPLAWQPYLVAA, from the coding sequence GTGCTCGTCCTCAACGCAAGCTACGAGCCAATCAACGTCTGCAACGTTCGCCGAGCCACGGTGCTCGTGCTGAAGGAGCGCGCTGAGGTCATCGAGCGCGGCGAGGGCGCCCTGCATTCGGAGCGGCTGGTGTTCGACCGCCCGTGTGTCATTCGCCTGATCCGCTACATCCGCATCCCGCGCAACGTCCACCGCCGCAAGATCACACGCAAGGCAGTCCTCGCCCGCGACGCGTGGACCTGCCAGTACTGCGGCCACCAGGCGTCGGGCCTGACGGTGGACCACGTGATCCCCCGGAGCCGCGGTGGCGAGTCGGTGTGGGAGAACATCGTGGCGTCCTGCGCGCCCTGCAATCGCAAGAAGGGCAACCTGACCCCTCGGGAAGCACGGATGCACCCTCGCAGCCGCCCCCGCCCGCCCGGGCCAACCGTGTTCATCCGCCTCGCGAGCCCGAGGATCCCCCTCGCCTGGCAGCCGTATCTGGTCGCGGCATAG
- a CDS encoding SDR family NAD(P)-dependent oxidoreductase, with product MEELRGRNALITGAAGGLGGYIARSLAGRKVNLALSDLPSSPLDELVEELGGHGVRVETVPADLTDREQLTELVERAEEAIGPLDVLVNNAGLEFGGNFLSTTPAELEAILDVNLLATMTLTLAALPGMQERGHGHVVNMASLAGKAAVPHLASYSATKHGVVGFTHALRHEYGSDPVGFSAICPGFISRVGMYGRLETQVGEPPGIVGTLPPERVGDAVVRAITKNLPEVIVAKGPVRPLIFLNAFFPRAMTRLSRTKAATDFARRMSEARGRAFD from the coding sequence GTGGAGGAGCTTCGCGGCCGCAACGCCCTGATCACCGGCGCCGCGGGCGGTCTCGGCGGATATATCGCCCGTTCGCTTGCGGGCCGGAAGGTGAACCTGGCCCTCTCGGACCTTCCCTCGTCCCCTCTCGACGAGCTCGTCGAGGAGCTGGGAGGACACGGCGTGCGGGTGGAGACGGTGCCCGCCGACCTGACCGACCGAGAGCAGCTCACGGAATTGGTGGAGCGGGCCGAGGAGGCGATCGGACCGCTTGACGTGCTCGTCAACAACGCCGGGCTCGAGTTCGGCGGCAACTTCCTCAGCACCACCCCAGCCGAGCTCGAGGCGATCCTGGACGTCAACCTGCTGGCGACGATGACCCTGACCCTCGCCGCCCTCCCCGGCATGCAGGAGCGCGGCCACGGCCACGTGGTCAACATGGCGTCGCTGGCCGGCAAGGCGGCTGTCCCGCACCTGGCCAGTTACTCCGCGACCAAGCACGGGGTGGTGGGCTTTACCCACGCGCTGCGTCACGAGTACGGCAGCGATCCCGTCGGCTTCTCGGCGATCTGCCCCGGGTTCATCAGTCGGGTGGGCATGTACGGACGCTTGGAGACGCAGGTCGGCGAGCCACCCGGAATAGTCGGCACGCTCCCGCCAGAGCGCGTCGGTGACGCGGTGGTCCGAGCGATCACCAAGAATCTCCCCGAGGTGATCGTGGCCAAGGGCCCTGTGCGGCCCCTGATCTTCTTGAACGCCTTCTTCCCTCGCGCGATGACCAGGCTGTCGCGCACCAAGGCCGCCACGGACTTCGCGCGTCGCATGTCCGAAGCGCGCGGGCGTGCGTTCGACTGA